Proteins from a genomic interval of Thunnus maccoyii chromosome 1, fThuMac1.1, whole genome shotgun sequence:
- the LOC121897911 gene encoding immunoglobulin superfamily containing leucine-rich repeat protein 2-like → MAAADILYFTLWIATFFTSGLGCPELCSCSDKYNRHFAECSYKSLAEIPDGLPPNVTTLSLSGNRISLIPLGSFDNVTRVTSLWLARNELFSIEPGALSPLVYLCNFDISYNKIVHFPWEDLQNLTSLQLLKMNHNEMVNLPRDALSNLKDLRSLRLNNNKFITLAEGTFDGLIFLSHLQIHHNPFACTCSLDWLRNWISTSTISVAEQNLITCATPEKLKGQVIGKLPESKCTSPNVTIRMESNIHVTTFYEDSALVLTCEFKGNPKPLVMWSIHSQSQRQDLALSFTEDDSAESNKDSLLSHNPIKVFNNGTLIISCLRKEDGGSYSCSATNEFGRAEDSLSVEVVAKPTPAPTPVKEMTTTPIYTKTHPSVHQTTDKPTVFDFVHLPDLKRKDFMNNKPTFSPSVEINSKSSDVVTSKPLRASKCGVTANTRYISSNVFNGSLDDIKQYTFDFGVIALGVSETEATVRLNPLLIPRDKSANRAAATSESFESDSEESHDPSDTSEEAPSNGLYLCVTADRKHSAVQWSRIKEGVNTYLFGGLRPGTNYSLCLTYRREDCEVQVMFTTRRRVPNLLIIISVSICLLTVSTVPLLGATCFHLVYKYRSKTYKLILKAKDQYHIERNLTTNFNIHAPHTESQRKINGSQLDEEEGETESIDGDKEADTEESVVTESFALSQYKGNLDDCEAGSEYSDRLPLGAEAVNITCNYKYPNQ, encoded by the coding sequence ATGGCAGCCGCAGACATCCTGTACTTCACTTTGTGGATCGCCACGTTCTTCACCTCCGGACTCGGATGCCCTGAGCTCTGTTCCTGCTCAGATAAATACAACCGTCATTTTGCAGAATGCTCCTACAAAAGCTTGGCTGAAATCCCAGATGGTTTGCCTCCCAATGTTACAACTTTGAGTCTCTCAGGTAACAGGATCAGTTTGATACCGTTAGGAAGTTTCGACAATGTCACCCGGGTGACGTCTCTGTGGTTGGCCCGCAATGAGCTCTTCTCCATCGAACCAGGGGCTCTCTCACCCCTGGTTTATCTGTGTAACTTTGACATCAGCTACAATAAAATCGTACACTTCCCATGGGAGGATCTGCAGAATCTCACAAGCTTGCAGCTGTTGAAGATGAACCACAACGAGATGGTCAACCTGCCGAGGGACGCCTTGTCCAACCTCAAAGACCTGAGGTCCCTCCGTCTCAACAATAACAAGTTCATAACCTTAGCTGAGGGGACGTTTGATGGCTTAatctttttgtcacatttgcAGATCCATCACAATCCTTTTGCATGCACCTGCTCCCTCGACTGGCTCAGAAACTGGATTTCAACATCCACCATCTCAGTCGCAGAGCAGAATTTGATCACTTGTGCAACTCCAGAGAAACTTAAAGGACAAGTGATTGGGAAGTTGCCTGAGTCAAAGTGCACAAGCCCAAATGTCACAATACGAATGGAGTCAAATATCCATGTCACAACTTTCTACGAGGACAGCGCTTTGGTCTTGACTTGTGAATTCAAAGGAAACCCAAAACCACTGGTCATGTGGAGTATTCACAGCCAAAGCCAGAGGCAAGACCTGGCTTTGTCGTTTACTGAGGATGACTCAGCAGAATCAAACAAAGACTCCTTACTGTCCCATAATCCCATCAAAGTGTTTAATAATGGGACTCTAATCATTTCATGCCTCAGGAAGGAAGACGGCGGCAGCTACAGCTGCTCTGCCACTAATGAATTTGGTAGAGCTGAAGATTCTCTGTCAGTGGAGGTGGTGGCTAAACCAACACCAGCACCAACACCTGTAAAGGAAATGACCACAACTCCCATTTATACTAAAACACACCCATCTGtacaccaaacaacagacaaaccaactgtttttgattttgtgcATCTGCCTGATTTAAAGAGAAAAGACTTCATGAACAACAAGCCCACTTTCTCGCCTAGTGTAGAGATCAATTCTAAGTCTTCTGACGTGGTCACGAGTAAGCCATTACGTGCTAGTAAATGTGGCGTGACGGCTAATACAAGATATATTTCAAGTAATGTCTTTAACGGGAGCCTGGATGATATCAAGCAGTACACATTTGACTTTGGTGTCATTGCCTTGGGCGTGTCAGAAACAGAGGCTACAGTACGGCTCAATCCTCTTCTCATACCCAGAGATAAGAGCGCCAACCGCGCCGCTGCAACATCTGAGAGCTTTGAAAGTGACAGCGAAGAGTCTCATGACCCTTCAGACACCTCCGAAGAAGCCCCTTCAAATGGCTTGTACCTGTGCGTCACTGCTGACCGCAAACACTCGGCTGTGCAGTGGTCGCGGATCAAGGAGGGCGTCAACACGTACCTGTTCGGCGGTTTACGCCCCGGCACCAACTACTCCCTGTGTCTGACCTACAGAAGGGAGGACTGTGAGGTGCAGGTGATGTTCACCACCAGGAGGAGGGTTCCCAATCTGCTCATCATCATCTCGGTCAGCATCTGCCTTCTGACCGTGTCCACCGTGCCTCTTCTCGGTGCGACATGCTTCCACTTGGTGTACAAATACCGCAGCAAGACGTACAAGCTGATCCTGAAGGCTAAAGACCAGTATCACATAGAGAGGAACCTCACCACCAACTTTAACATCCACGCACCCCACACTGAGTCTCAGAGGAAGATCAACGGCAGCCAGCTGGACGAGGAGGAAGGGGAGACGGAGAGCATAGACGGAGACAAAGAGGCGGATACAGAAGAAAGTGTGGTGACTGAATCTTTTGCTTTGTCTCAGTACAAAGGGAATTTAGATGACTGTGAGGCAGGATCCGAGTATAGTGACAGGTTGCCTCTGGGGGCTGAAGCAGTCAATATTACATGCAACTACAAATATCCAAATCAGTAA